The window GACGGCCATCCGGCGGTTCTCCCGGGCGGCGACCATCTGCCTGCCGAAGACGAGGGTGGAGACCATGAAGGCGCCGGCGATCAACCCGCTGGCGGGGTACGGGTGCTCCCGCCCGACCGTGATCATGAGGAGCACGTACCCCGGAATGGCGGTGAGATAGGGCCACCTCGGCGGCCCGGTGGATCCGGCCGCGCCCGGCGACGCCGGGTGCCGGGATCGCCACACCTGCAGGTACGGCGCGAGCATCAACATGAAGAGCCCGCCCACCCAGAACATCGTCTGGTCCGGTGACGGCCACAGCGAACCGCCGTGGTTCACCACGTAGGCACGGCGCATGTCGCCGGCCAGGATGAGGATGATCGCGGCGACCACGGTGGTCAGCGGCAGCCGGGCCGCCGCCACCTCGGTGCCCTGCAGCAGCACCACACCGACCCCGAACAGCAGTGCCGCGTCCAGCAGTGGCCGGGCGATGCTCGGCGTCAACTCCCGCCAGGTCGCGTCGGCCGCACCGGCCAGGGCCGGGCTCACCACCAGGAACCACAGGACCATCCCCGAGCCGACCGCCACCACCCCGGCGTCCAACCAGAGCTTGATCCGCTCGGTCCGGGCCGCGGGCAGTCGGGTGAACGCCAGGATCCCGGCCAGCGTGACCGGTGCGATCAGCAGCTGGCCGACTTCCGGCAGACTGGGGAACGGCTGACCCGGGAACATCCCGTAGAGAAGCACGTCGACCAGCCACAGGCCGTATGTCGGAAGCATCCACCGCCAGGCCCGCCGGATCCGTGGCGGCAGATCCGGCAGGCGGCTCGCCCAGGCCGCGAAGATCAGCCCGAACGCGCTGAACAGCATCTCGGACCCGCCGACCACGGTCATGTAGGTGGAGGTGCCGGCTCGGCTCAGGGCGGGGATGGCGATCACCGCCGTAGCACCGAGCACGACCAGGGCCAGAAGCCCGGCAGTGCCCCACCAACGCCGCACCATGTCGTTCTGCTCGGCAGGAGTAGGCCGGAACTTAGCGGGTACGGGCCCGGCCGGGGGATACCCCCGGCCGGGCCCACATCGCTACATGCTGATGTCGGCCTGCGGTCCGGCCTTGGCCTTGACCAGGGCCGGCACGTTCGCCGCCGGGTCGAGGGCGTACGAGTAGAAACTGCTCGGAGTGAACGCCGAACCCGACGTCTCCTGCCGCCCGGTGCACCCGGTCAGCACACTGCCGGTCTGCCGTAGCTGCGCCCCGGTCGCGGTGTCCGGGTAGTACGGGTTGTTGACCTTCTCGAAGTAGCTGTTCTCGATCACCATCTTCGTGGCGCCGCGCGCGTAGTTGCCGTACGACGTGACGTTCTGCAGGTAGTTGTTGTACAGGTGGGCGTACGCCAGGTTGTCGGCACTGGGGTTTCGCTGGTTGCTGTTGTAGATCCAGTTGTGGTGGATGGTCATCCGGGCCACCACGTTCTCGGTCCACCCGATGCCGAACGTCTTGTTGTGGTCGCCGAGGACGTTCCAGGACACCGTCACGTAGTCGGTGTCCTTGCGGCTGTCGATGTAACCGTCGTTGATGTTGGTGAACCGGTTGTGGTCGATCCACACGTGGTCGGCGGTGTCCATCTGGATGCCGTCGTAGTCGAAGTCCTTGTCGTCCGGGTCGTCCGAGGCCATCGCGGTGTCACCGATGGTCAGGTTGCGGATGATGACGTTGCGGACCCCGGCGCCGAGGAAGAACCCGCCGTTCTTGATCCGGCCGGTGGTGCCGAGCCCGACGATCGTCTAGTTCGAGGTCACCGGGATCTCGTAGCCGTACGTCGGGACCGTGATCGTGCCGTTGACCTTCACCACGTAGGCCGCGCTCGCCGTCGCGTATTTCAGCAGGTCGGCGTAGGAGCTGACGGTGACCGTGGTGCCGCCCGCCCCGCCCGTGGTGCCCTGGGCGAAGCCGTCGGCCGTGTTCGACCAGCCGGCGCTGCCGGAGACCTGGTTGAACGACCACTGCATGCGGGCGATGTCCGAGCACGCCTCCTGCACGATCGGGTTGTTGCCGGCGGTCGAGCCGTCCTTGTCGCTGACACAGAGGCCGTTGACGGCGCTCTTGATCAGGAACTTCCCGGCCGCGGCAGTCGAGGCGGTCAGCGACCACGTCTGGTTGGCGCCGGCGCCGCACGTCCACTGCCACAGCTGGGTTCCGGTGGTCGTGGACGAGTAGGGAACGTCGGCGCACTTCCCGCTGTTGGCGTTGACCAGGCCGAACGCGCCGTTCTGGGCGACTGCCCGGAACTGCTGGTCACCGGCGGCGGTGTTGCAGGCGATCTGCACCAGCAGCGCGCCGTTGCCGGTGCCGGCCCCGGTCACGTCGATGCATTTGCCGCTGGCACCGGAGGCGATGGTGTAGATCCCGCCGTCGACGGGGGTGGTGGCCGCTTCGGACGGCCCGATGGACAGGGCGACGATGGCGATCGGTACCGCGAGCAGTACCGCGGGGCCGAGGAGCCGCTTCTTCATGGAGCGCACTTTCCTTGGGGATAGGGGACGGTCGATGGGTAGATGCGCGGCCCCGGTCGCGGATTACCGGAATTTACTGTTAAGAAGCCTTGATATTTACGTATGTGAACTCCAGGATGTGGTCACACAGGTCACACCGGCCGTACACGTCGAGGAGTTCGCATGCGGGTTCGCCACAAGATGCTGGCCCTGATCGCCGGGGTGGGGGTGGTGCTGGGTTCGGCCGTCGCCTTCGCCACGACCGGTAACGCGGCCGTGGCCTGCTCCTCGACGGTCTGGGCGGAAGGCGTCAGCTACACCGCCGGCCAGCAGGTCACCTACCAGTCCACCCTCTACCAGGCCCTGGTCACGCACACCGCCTGGGCCGGCACCGGCTGGAACCCGGCCGCGACCCCGACCCTGTGGAAGAGCCTCGGCGCCTGCACCGGCGGCACCAACCCGTCACCCTCGCCGTCGTCGTCCTCCCCGTCGTCCTCCCCGAGTCCCTCGACCAGCCCTTCGACCAGCCCCAGCCCGAGCAACCCGACGGGGTGCGGGGTCAAGGGCCGCCCGGCCGGCAAGGTGCTCCAGGGCTACTGGGAGAACTGGGACGGCGCTTCCAACGGCGTGCACCCCGGCATGGGCTGGATTCCGATCAACGACAGCCGGATCACCCAGCACGGCTACAACGTGCTGATGGCCGCCTTCCCGGTGATCCGCTCGGACGGCACGGTGCTCTGGGAGAACGGTATGGACGCCGGTGTCAAGGTGCCCACCGCCGCCGAGATCTGCGCCGCCAAGGCCCAGGGCGCGACCATCCTGATGTCCATCGGCGGCGCGACCGCCGGTG of the Actinoplanes sichuanensis genome contains:
- a CDS encoding carbohydrate-binding protein, coding for MRVRHKMLALIAGVGVVLGSAVAFATTGNAAVACSSTVWAEGVSYTAGQQVTYQSTLYQALVTHTAWAGTGWNPAATPTLWKSLGACTGGTNPSPSPSSSSPSSSPSPSTSPSTSPSPSNPTGCGVKGRPAGKVLQGYWENWDGASNGVHPGMGWIPINDSRITQHGYNVLMAAFPVIRSDGTVLWENGMDAGVKVPTAAEICAAKAQGATILMSIGGATAGVDLSSSAVADRFVATIVPILKAYNFDGIDIDIETGLTGSGNINTLSTSQANLIRIIDGVLAAMPSNFGLTMAPETAYVTGGSVTYGSIWGSYLPIIKKYLDNGRLWWLNMQYYNGSMYGCSGDSYGAGTVQGFTVQTQCLNNGLTIQGTTIRIPYDKQVPGLPAQVGAGGGYMTPALVTQAVNSVPGIKGLMTWSINWDGSKNWTFGDNVKALQGR
- a CDS encoding GGDEF domain-containing protein, whose amino-acid sequence is MVRRWWGTAGLLALVVLGATAVIAIPALSRAGTSTYMTVVGGSEMLFSAFGLIFAAWASRLPDLPPRIRRAWRWMLPTYGLWLVDVLLYGMFPGQPFPSLPEVGQLLIAPVTLAGILAFTRLPAARTERIKLWLDAGVVAVGSGMVLWFLVVSPALAGAADATWRELTPSIARPLLDAALLFGVGVVLLQGTEVAAARLPLTTVVAAIILILAGDMRRAYVVNHGGSLWPSPDQTMFWVGGLFMLMLAPYLQVWRSRHPASPGAAGSTGPPRWPYLTAIPGYVLLMITVGREHPYPASGLIAGAFMVSTLVFGRQMVAARENRRMAVTDQLTGLANRVQMYEALPRTLARAHRNHTLVAVLVIDMNGFKQINDEFGHRAGDQLLIGFARLLRGCVLGSDLVVRLGGDEFAVVLSNLTEPDHAQAVVQRIRAAMAEPITVGATVVQPSASIGVAFAHPDTDVSIDELLHRADVAMYDVKKRAKVTD
- a CDS encoding pectate lyase family protein, with translation MVGLGTTGRIKNGGFFLGAGVRNVIIRNLTIGDTAMASDDPDDKDFDYDGIQMDTADHVWIDHNRFTNINDGYIDSRKDTDYVTVSWNVLGDHNKTFGIGWTENVVARMTIHHNWIYNSNQRNPSADNLAYAHLYNNYLQNVTSYGNYARGATKMVIENSYFEKVNNPYYPDTATGAQLRQTGSVLTGCTGRQETSGSAFTPSSFYSYALDPAANVPALVKAKAGPQADISM
- a CDS encoding RICIN domain-containing protein, encoding MKKRLLGPAVLLAVPIAIVALSIGPSEAATTPVDGGIYTIASGASGKCIDVTGAGTGNGALLVQIACNTAAGDQQFRAVAQNGAFGLVNANSGKCADVPYSSTTTGTQLWQWTCGAGANQTWSLTASTAAAGKFLIKSAVNGLCVSDKDGSTAGNNPIVQEACSDIARMQWSFNQVSGSAGWSNTADGFAQGTTGGAGGTTVTVSSYADLLKYATASAAYVVKVNGTITVPTYGYEIPVTSN